Proteins from a genomic interval of Scatophagus argus isolate fScaArg1 chromosome 6, fScaArg1.pri, whole genome shotgun sequence:
- the abca7 gene encoding phospholipid-transporting ATPase ABCA1 isoform X2, with translation MGFFRQLALLLWKNITYRRRNKIQLIIELLWPLFLFVILICVRQSHPPYKQSQCHFPNKALPSAGTLPWIQGIICNINNPCFHSPTPGETAGQIGNFDNSILSRLFVDAQTVLSYSGNQRFSGFQDLMESVRRLGERPGAWPNLPVEEYLRANETFSTFLLTNGSLSPVTVDQLMKARLNFQVSLAGAQMQLKDLVCNASMLGQFLTVDGGDATMNDLQTQLCNLPADILREAERLFLSQLDFTKFITRDRLMANAGDLRLISQSVTSVTQELAVLMNDLSSLSSFAEMDAALRLLSPENRSALPRESFRAFSKIMCGHPEVGGERIPSLNWYEDNDIKSFLGKNGTEDTDLDRDNNTTPFCKSLIQGLESNPLSRIVWRGIKPLFIGKLLYTPDTPAVRQVMKEVNKTFEDLQILQELNEAWMEVGPRIKNYMETSVEIQLLQNLLRRPEVAVLVNLRLENTSWTASRIARFLSTPSPDAPRNPGAPPTWLDIYNDLSHTVSTLAQVTECFSLNKLEGLETEGQMVERALELLEDRQFWAGVVFLLPNSSSPHLPPHVTYKIRMDIDDVSRTNKIKDRFWDPGPAADPFNDMRYIWGGFVYVQDLVERAVSRILTGVQQTTGIYIQQMPYPCYVDDVFLRVLNRSLPLFMTLAWIYSVAMIIKGVVYEKEARLKETMRIMGLGTGTLWLSWFISSMIPFLISAGLLIALLKWGDILPYSDPSVVFFFLTAFATATIMQCFLISTFFSKANLAAACGGLIYFGLYLPYVLCVAWRDRLNTKHRVLASFLSPVAFGFGCEYFSQYEEQGVGIQWYNLHSSPVEGDSYSFTISITMLYVDAFIYAIAAWYIEAVFPGEYGIPRPWYFIFQINYWGGVPLEAGMPIPPAPTEQDEDHIEPEPTNLTLGVSIRNLVKIYKKGAKLAVNHLNLKFYEGQITSFLGHNGAGKTTTISVLTGLFPPTSGTVYIKGMDIRHDMDIIRRTLGVCPQHNVLFDILTVEEHVWFYGCLKGLSEAEVKAELNTLLDDVGLLHKRHEQTKNLSGGMQRKLSVAIAFVGGSKVVVLDEPTAGVDPYSRRGIWDLLLKYRKDRTIILSTHYMDEAELLGDRIAIISQGRLCCCGSPLFLKSHLGSGYYLTVVKRDGLGTSTPSSTSIYNSTSTSISTNKLAPLKDSESSMSEDTGLGSEESSSYLAALLSLAQHHIPGARLVEESGREAVVNFPQSAAKDSSLSVFLSELDARLTELGVSSYGLSDSTLEEIFLQVAEETGVDAEPEHQADSPHTQPPSAGQRADRQHAEEPETEPVETDLLSGDGRGGIPMTGWWLTWQQLRALFIKRWLYARRSRRGFLAQIVLPAVFVLVALLFSLIVPPFGKYPALQLQPWMYGEQYTFFSNDAPGNPAVENLLEALLDQPGFGTKCMEKEEEDNSTSPQCKAERGGLLMRPQVSYSTWQMFSRGNWSRDKPSPDCQCSTEDVRRMLPDCPQGAGGLPPPQIKRLTGDILQNLTGYNVSDYLVKTYSQILKKSLKTKKWVNEFRYGGFSLGGSASQTLSQVQHVQDSVTAIRTRYRVPENSSLDHLLDRLPDFLGGLNSQNNVKVWYNNKGWHAMVSFVNVMNNGLLRASLPPGPERRKHGITAYNHPLNLTKEQLTEMAMMTTSVDVLVSICVIFAMSFVPASFVLFLIEERVSKAKHLQFVSGVKPVLYWLANFTWDMLNYTVPATMVVLIFISFQQQSYVSETNLPALILLLLLYGWSITPLMYPASFVFTVPSTAYVVLTSINLFIGINGSIATFVLELFVDEHLNEVNRILKKVFLIFPHFCLGRGLIDMAKNQAMADAFQRLGTKQTLDPLQWDFVGKNLFAMAAQGVIFFIFTILLQYKFFIRFRPWWDVPQMPPLGPEDEDVARERERVINGKAQSDILTMIDLSKVYKAGRKPAVDRLCLGIPRGECFGLLGVNGAGKTSTFRMLTGDTDITCGEAFLYHHSVLTEMERVHQLMGYCPQFDAISDLLTGREHLELYARLRGVPEQSVAKVAQWGVKKLGLTQYAEQEAGGYSGGNKRKLSTAISLIGAPPVIFLDEPTTGMDPKAKRFLWNCILSVTKEGRAVVLTSHSMEECEALCTRMAIMVNGRFQCLGSVQHLKNRFGDGYTIILRLLDGSNPDSGPIGTYMKNCFPSIELKEHHQNVLQYQLPSHACCLARVFDVLANNYEELGIIDFSVSQTTLDQVFVNFAKEQTDEDHLTEVVSGNRTVQTNSSAVPTRINPPAIEPQPPITPPQPSKTSQQLGKSSDGKPKEGKSKKAKAGKVRSKEGKANGEKSSSTAMTRISQPEEINHSSPMDSVGSNSSNGGVQGESSKSSMSKHRAESSSKDPTALFMVNSNTQDSAL, from the exons ATGGGGTTTTTCAGGCAGCTTGCCCTCCTGCTCTGGAAGAACATCACATACCGCAGGAGGAACAAG ATCCAGCTGATCATCGAGCTCCTCTggcctctgtttctctttgtcatcCTCATCTGCGTTCGTCAGTCACACCCGCCTTACAAACAGAGCCAAT GTCACTTTCCAAACAAAGCCTTACCGTCAGCAGGGACCTTGCCCTGGATTCAGGGTATTATCTGCAACATCAACAACCCCTGCTTTCACAGCCCGACGCCAGGAGAGACGGCAGGCCAAATTGGCAACTTTGACAACTCCAT ACTGTCCCGTCTCTTCGTGGACGCACAGACTGTTCTGTCCTACAGTGGAAACCAGAGATTCTCAGGCTTTCAGGACCTGATGGAAAGTGTCCGAAGGCTGGGAGAGAGACCTGGAGCCTGGCCAA ATCTCCCAGTGGAAGAATACCTGAGAGCCAATGAGACGTTCTCGACCTTCCTCCTGACCAATGGCAGTCTGTCGCCTGTGACTGTGGACCAGCTGATGAAGGCTCGTCTCAATTTTCAG GTTTCTCTTGCTGGAGCTCAGATGCAGCTGAAGGACTTGGTGTGTAATGCGAGCATGCTGGGACAGTTTCTGACGGTCGACGGAGGAGACGCCACCATGAATGATCTTCAGACTCAGCTGTGTAACCTGCCAGCCGACATCCTGCGGGAGGCTGAACgccttttcctctctcagctcGACTTTACCAAGTTCATCACG CGAGACCGTTTGATGGCTAACGCTGGCGATCTCAGGCTCATCAGTCAGTCCGTCACCTCAGTAACCCAGGAGCTGGCTGTCCTCATGAATGAT TTGTCCTCTCTGTCCAGCTTTGCAGAGATGGACGCAGCTCTTCGTCTTCTGTCTCCGGAGAATCGCTCGGCTCTTCCCAGGGAGAGTTTTCGTGCTTTTTCAAAGATCATGTGCGGTCACCCTGAGGTTGGCGGTGAGCGCATCCCATCACTCAACTGGTATGAAGACAACGACATCAAGTCCTTCTTAGGTAAAAATGGCACTGAAGACACAGACCTGGACCGTGACAACAACACCA ctccattcTGTAAAAGTTTGATCCAAGGCCTGGAGTCCAACCCTCTGTCTCGCATTGTGTGGCGAGGAATAAAACCTCTGTTTATTGGAAAACTGCTGTACACACCAGACACTCCTGCAGTACGACAAGTCATGAAAGAG GTGAACAAGACCTTCGAGGACCTGCAGATCCTCCAGGAGCTGAACGAAGCCTGGATGGAGGTGGGACCACGAATCAAGAACTACATGGAGACCAGTGTGGAGatccagctgctgcag AATTTGTTGAGGCGGCCAGAGGTGGCAGTGCTGGTCAACCTTCGTCTGGAGAACACATCCTGGACGGCTTCACGGATTGCACGTTTCCTGTCCACACCCTCGCCAGATGCCCCAAGGAACCCTGGGGCACCGCCTACCTGGCTGGACATCTACAACGACCTCAGCCACACCGTCTCCACTCTCGCACAAGTCACTGAG TGTTTCTCCCTAAACAAGCTGGAGGGTTTGGAGACCGAGGGCCAGATGGTTGAGAGGgctctggagctgctggaggacaggCAGTTTTGGGCAGGTGTGGTTTTCCTGCTGCCCAACTCCTCATCCCCTCACCTGCCGCCTCATGTCACCTACAAAATCCGAATGGACATTGACGATGTGTCCCGAACCAACAAGATCAAGGACAG gttttgGGATCCTGGTCCAGCAGCCGACCCGTTTAATGACATGCGCTACATTTGGGGTGGCTTCGTGTACGTCCAGGATCTGGTGGAGAGAGCTGTGAGCCGCATCCTGACTGGAGTTCAACAAACAACAGGCATCTACATCCAGCAGATGCCCTACCCCTGCTATGTGGATGATGT TTTCCTTCGAGTGCTGAATCGCTCTCTGCCGCTCTTCATGACGCTGGCCTGGATCTACTCGGTGGCCATGATCATCAAAGGCGTGGTGTACGAGAAGGAGGCGAGGCTGAAGGAAACCATGAGGATTATGGGTCTGGGAACAGGAACGCTGTGGCTCAGCTGGTTCATCAGCAGCATGATTCCTTTCCTGATCTCTGCTGGGCTCCTTATTGCTCTGCTCAAG TGGGGCGACATCCTGCCATACAGCGATCcgtctgttgtgtttttcttcctgactGCGTTTGCCACCGCCACCATCATGCAGTGCTTCCTCATCAGCACCTTCTTCTCCAAAGCCAACCTGGCTGCTGCATGTGGGGGACTTATATACTTTGGCCTGTACCTGCCCTACGTGCTGTGTGTCGCCTGGAGAGATCGCCTCAACACCAAACACAGAGTCCTCGCT AGTTTCCTGTCCCCTGTGGCCTTTGGCTTCGGTTGTGAGTATTTCTCTCAGTATGAAGAACAAGGTGTGGGCATCCAGTGGTACAACCTCCACTCCAGTCCTGTGGAAGGAGACTCTTACAGCTTCACTATCTCTATAACCATGCTTTATGTGGACGCCTTCATCTACGCCATCGCAGCCTGGTACATCGAAGCTGTGTTTCCAG GTGAATATGGCATCCCCAGACCCTGGTACTTCATCTTCCAGATCAACTACTGGGGTGGCGTCCCCCTGGAGGCAGGCATGCCGATCCCACCCGCACCTACAGAACAGGATGAAG ATCACATTGAACCAGAACCCACAAACCTGACCCTCGGTGTGAGTATCAGAAACCTTGTGAAAATCTACAAGAAGGGAGCAAAACTGGCCGTCAATCACCTCAACCTGAAGTTCTACGAGGGCCAGATCACATCCTTCCTCGGCCACAACGGAGCCGGAAAAACCACCACCAT ATCTGTCCTGACTGGCCTGTTCCCACCCACCTCGGGCACTGTGTACATCAAAGGGATGGACATCCGCCATGACATGGACATCATCCGGAGGACGCTGGGCGTTTGTCCACAACACAATGTCCTGTTTGACAT actgaCAGTGGAGGAGCATGTGTGGTTTTATGGGTGTCTGAAGGGTTTGTCTGAAGCCGAGGTGAAAGCTGAGCTGAACACTCTGCTGGACGATGTTGGCCTGCTGCACAAACGAcatgaacaaaccaaaaaccTCTCCG GTGGTATGCAGAGGAAGCTATCTGTGGCGATTGCATTTGTTGGAGGCTCTAAGGTGGTTGTTCTGGACGAACCTACAGCTGGGGTTGACCCTTACTCCCGCAGAGGGATCTGGGATCTGCTGCTCAAATACCGTAAAG ACCGAACCATCATTTTGTCCACTCACTACATGGACGAGGCGGAGCTGCTAGGTGATCGGATTGCCATCATCTCCCAGGggaggctgtgctgctgtggctcGCCGCTCTTCCTGAAATCCCACCTCGGTTCTGGCTACTACCTCACTGTGGTGAAGAGGGATGGACTGGGCACCAGTACTCCCAGCAGTACCAGTATCTACaacagcaccagcaccagcatcAGCACCAACAAGCTGGCCCCTctcaaa GACAGTGAGTCATCCATGAGTGAAGACACCGGGTTGGGAAGTGAGGAGAGCAGCTCAT ACCTGGCGGCGTTGCTTTCCCTGGCACAACACCACATCCCAGGTGCGAGACTGGTGGAGGAGTCAGGGCGCGAGGCGGTGGTCAACTTCCCGCAGTCAGCCGCCAAGGACAGCAGCCTGTCCGTCTTCCTGTCCGAACTGGATGCGAGGCTGACTGAACTGGGCGTCAGCAGCTACGGCCTGTCTGACAGCACACTGGAGGAG ATTTTTTTGCAAGTGGCAGAGGAAACCGGCGTGGATGCTGAGCCGGAGCATCAGGCTgactctccacacacacagccgccATCGGCTGGGCAGAGGGCAGACAGACAACATGCTGAAGAACCTGAGACAG AACCTGTGGAGACGGACCTGCTCAGTGGAGATGGCCGAGGTGGGATCCCCATGACGGGTTGGTGGCTGACGTGGCAGCAGCTGAGGGCTCTCTTCATCAAACGCTGGCTTTATGCTCGACGGAGCCGCAGAGGCTTCCTCGCTCAG ATTGTCCTGCCTGCTGTGTTCGTGTTGGTCGCGCTGCTCTTCAGCCTCATCGTGCCTCCGTTTGGGAAGTATCCAGCGTTGCAGCTGCAGCCCTGGATGTATGGAGAACAGTACACCTTCTTCAG CAACGACGCACCTGGGAACCCAGCTGTGGAGAATCTGCTGGAAGCTCTGCTGGACCAGCCAGGCTTTGGTACCAAGTGcatggagaaagaggaagaagacaacaGCAC GAGTCCTCAGTGTAAAGCCGAGCGGGGTGGTCTGTTAATGCGGCCACAGGTCTCCTACTCCACCTGGCAAATGTTCAGCCGAGGCAACTGGAGCAGAGACAAACCCTCACCTGATTGTCAGTGTAGTACGGAGGACGTCCGCCGGATGCTCCCTGACTGCCCGCAGGGTGCCGGTGGACTGCCGCCTCCTCAG ATTAAAAGGCTGACTGGAGACATCCTCCAGAATCTGACGGGTTATAATGTCTCAGATTACCTGGTGAAAACCTACTCTCAGATCCTCAAGAAAAG cttaaaaaCCAAGAAGTGGGTGAATGAATTCAG ATATGGAGGCTTTTCCCTTGGGGGCAGCGCCAGCCAGACTTTATCTCAGGTCCAGCATGTCCAAGACTCGGTCACGGCAATAAGGACTCGTTATCGAGTTCCGGAG AACAGTTCACTGGATCATCTGCTCGACAGACTGCCGGATTTTCTAGGAGGACTTAACAGTCAAAACAATGTGAAG GTGTGGTACAATAACAAAGGATGGCATGCCATGGTGTCATTTGTCAACGTGATGAACAATGGCCTGCTGAGAGCCAGTCTGCCACCAGGtccagagaggagaaaacacgGCATCACTGCTTACAACCACCCGCTGAACCTCACCAAGGAGCAACTCACCGAAATGGCCAT GATGACCACATCAGTGGACGTTCTGGTTTCCATCTGCGTGATCTTTGCCATGTCCTTTGTGCCAGCCAGCTTCGTCCTTTTTCTGATTGAGGAGCGAGTCAGCAAAGCCAAACACCTTCAGTTTGTCAGTGGGGTGAAGCCAGTACTCTACTGGCTGGCCAACTTCACTTGGGACATG TTGAACTACACCGTACCTGCCACCATGGtggtgctgatcttcatcagTTTCCAGCAGCAGTCGTACGTCTCGGAGACCAACCTCCCTGCTctcatcctgctgctcctgctctaTGG GTGGTCCATCACCCCTCTGATGTACCCAGCATCCTTTGTGTTCACTGTCCCCAGCACAGCCTATGTAGTCCTGACCTCCATCAACCTCTTCATCGGAATCAACGGCAGCATCGCCACCTTCGTTCTGGAGCTGTTTGTTGATGAG catCTGAATGAGGTCAACAGGATTCTAAAGAAAGTGTTTCTCATCTTCCCTCACTTCTGCCTGGGACGTGGACTCATCGACATGGCCAAAAACCAGGCCATGGCAGATGCCTTCCAGAGACTGG GCACAAAACAGACTTTGGACCCTCTTCAGTGGGACTTTGTAGGGAAGAACCTCTTTGCGATGGCAGCTCAAGgtgttattttcttcatcttcaccaTTCTGCTGCAGTACAAGTTCTTCATTCGCTTCAG GCCTTGGTGGGACGTCCCTCAGATGCCTCCTCTTGGTCCAGAGGATGAGGACGTTGCCAGGGAGCGAGAAAGGGTCATAAATGGCAAAGCCCAGTCAGACATCCTCACCATGATCGACCTGAGCAAG GTTTATAAAGCGGGCAGGAAGCCGGCTGTGGATCGTCTCTGCCTTGGCATTCCTCGTGGCGAG TGTTTTGGCCTGCTGGGGGTGAACGGAGCAGGGAAGACCTCCACCTTTCGCATGCTGACTGGAGACACAGACATCACCTGTGGAGAAGCCTTTCTTTATCACCACAG TGTGCTGACAGAGATGGAGCGAGTCCACCAGCTGATGGGTTACTGTCCACAGTTTGATGCCATCAGCGACTTGCTGACAGGTCGGGAGCATCTGGAGCTGTACGCCCGTCTGCGGGGCGTGCCAGAGCAGTCTGTCGCCAAG GTGGCACAGTGGGGGGTGAAGAAGCTGGGACTGACCCAGTACGCTGAGCAGGAGGCTGGAGGCTACAGCGGAGGCAACAAGAGAAAGCTCTCCACCGCCATCTCCCTCATCGGGGCTCCGCCTGTTATATTCCTG GATGAGCCCACTACTGGTATGGACCCAAAAGCCAAAAGGTTTTTGTGGAACTGCATCCTCAGTGTCACCAAAGAGGGAAGAGCTGTAGTTCTCACCTCCCACAG TATGGAGGAGTGTGAGGCCCTCTGCACCAGAATGGCCATCATGGTCAACGGCAGATTTCAGTGTCTCGGATCTGTGCAACACCTGAAGAACAG GTTTGGTGACGGCTACACCATCATCCTCCGCCTGTTGGACGGCTCTAACCCGGACTCAGGCCCCATCGGCACCTATATGAAGAACTGTTTTCCCAGCATTGAGTTGAAGGAGCACCATCAGAACGTGCTGCAGTACCAGCTGCCGTCACACGCCTGCTGCCTGGCTCGTGTCTTCGATGTGCTGGCAAATAACTATGAGGAGCTGGGCATCATCGACTTCTCTGTTTCACAGACCACCCTGGACCAG GTGTTTGTCAATTTTGCCAAAGAGCAAACGGATGAAGACCACCTCACAGAGGTGGTTTCTGGCAACAGAACAGTCCAGACCAACTCGTCTGCGGTGCCCACCAGGATCAACCCTCCCGCCATCGAACCACAGCCACCAATCACACCCCCTCAGCCAAGCAAGACTTCACAACAGCTTGGGAAATCATCTGACGGCAAACCGAAAGAGGGTAAATCAAAAAAGGCGAAAGCTGGCAAGGTCAGATCTAAAGAAGGCAAAGCTAACggagaaaaaagcagcagtACAGCAATGACCAGAATATCTCAGCCGGAGGAAATTAATCATTCAAGCCCGATGGACAGCGTTGGATCAAACAGCAGTAATGGTGGAGTTCAGGGAGAATCCAGCAAATCCAGTATGTCGAAACACAGGGCAGAAAGCTCCAGTAAAGATCCTACTGCGCTCTTTATGGTCAACAGCAACACGCAGGACAGTGCACTGTGA